AACGGAAGAGTCTATATCTATATGTCGAGTGATGCCTATGTCTATAACAGCAACGGAACCGTGAAGGATAATGATTTCAGCGCACTGAACAAAATTAATGTCATCTCTTCGGCAGATATGGTGAACTGGACAGACCATGGCGCCATCCCGGTTGCCGGAGCCAATAATGTCAATGGTTCTGCGGGTATTGCCAAATGGGCCTCGCTCTCCTGGGCACCTTCAGCAGCCGTGAAGAAAATCAACGGACAGGACAAGTTCTTCCTGTACTTCGCCAACGGGGCGTCAGGCATCGGGGTACTGACAGCCAACTCTCCGATTGGCCCATGGTCCGATCCGCTCGGTAAAGCGCTGGTGACAGGAAGTACACCGGGAATGTCCGGGGTGACCTGGCTGTTTGACCCGGCGGTGCTGGTCGATGACGACGGTAGCGGCTACCTGTATGCAGGCGGGGGCATCCCCAACACTTCGGACCCGGCATCCATCGCGAGTCCCAAGACAGCCCGCGTGCTGAGACTGGGTGCGGATATGACCAGCATTGTTGGAAGCGCCTCCACTATTGATGCTCCTTATATGTTTGAGGATTCGGGCATCCACAAGTACGGCGGCAAATATTATTACTCGTATTGCTTCAACTTCTCCGGCACGCACCCGGCTGCCTATCCGGCAGGCGAAATCGGGTATATGGTCAGCAACAGTCCGATGGGACCTTTTACGTACACCGGACATTTCCTGAAGAATCCTTACACCTTCTTCGGGGTAGGCGGCAACAACCACCATGCGGTATTTAACTTCAACAACCAATGGTACGTAGTCTATCACGCCCAGACTGTGGCGAAGGCTGTCCTTGGTGACGGCAAAGGCTACCGTTCTCCGCATATCAACAAGCTGGTCCATAATTCGAACGGAACCATCCAGGAGGTTCAGGGAGACATGGCGGGCATTGCCCAGATTGCCAATCTCAATCCGTACACCCGGGTGGAAGCCGAGACGATCGGCTGGAATGCAGGCATTACAACGGAACGTACGCAGGCTGCGGGTGGTCCTGTCAGCAATATGAATGTGACCAATATTAACAATGGAGACTGGGTTGCTGTGGGCAATGCCGATTTCGGCTCCTCCGGCGCTTCCAGCTTCAAGGCGAATGTGGCTTCCGCCACAGGCGGCGGTAAAATCGAAATCCGGCTCGATAGTGCAACCGGCCCGCTGGTCGGCACGCTGAATGTTCCTTCTACAGGAGGAGCGCAGTCCTGGCAGGAAGTACAGACTACGGTCAGCAATGCGACAGGGGTACACAGACTCTATCTGGTCTTCACCGGATCAGGCTCCGGCAATCTGTTCAACTTCGATTACTGGCAGTTCTCTACGGGCGGCGATGGCGGCACGACACCTCCTCCGGTAAGCAAGGTGGAAGCGGAGGACATGACGCTCAGCGGGACCTATGCCGGCAAGATCACTTCCCCTTTCAGCGGAGTGGCGCTGTACGGGAATGATGACGCTGCTGCATTCAATCAATATTATGCCTACGGTACGCATAACTTCTCGGTCCGGGGTGCTTCTAACAATTCCTCTACGGCGCGGGTGGATCTGCTGATCGGCGGTGTGAACGTTGGCTCCTTCAATTTCAGCGGCACAACGCCCTCGGTACAGACGTTGACCAACGTGGCCCACGCCACCGGCAATCAGGAGGTCAAGCTGGTCGTAACCACGGACAATGGAAGCTGGGATGCCTATGTGGATTATATTGAATGGACTCAATGATCGGACAAGCAGGCGGGAGGAGAGATGCTATGGCAAGTAGAAACGGCTTTGGCGTCCTTTTTAAGGAGGGTACCGTTTCAGCGAGAAATAGAAGGATAGGTTATCGTGTGCAACATATAAATTCTTCTATTTTTAAAAAAACAGGGTTGTACCTGCTGGCAATATCGCTCATGCTCGGTATCCTGTTCAATCCTTCTACGGTTGCTGCTGCGACCTTTACCAATCCGTTTATTTATGCCGATGCCCCGGACAATGATGTCATCAGGGTAGGCAATGTGTATTACATGACCAGCACCACCATGCATATGACCCCCGGAGTCCCTATCATGAAGTCCTATGATCTGGTGAACTGGGAGATCGTGAATTATGTCTACGATACGTATGCGAACGGCGATGCACAGAATCTGAACAACGGACAGAATGAGTATGGCAAGGGCTCCTGGGCAAGCAGCATCCGGTACAATAACGGGATCTACTATGTGTCCTTCGGGTCCAACTCAACCGGCCGGACTTATATCTATCAGACGACGAATATTGAAAATGGCCCCTGGACCTCATCGGTCCTGGGCAGCTACTATCACGATGCTTCACTGCTGTTCGACAATGGCCGAGTCTTCCTGGTGTACGGAGTGGATAATATCAGCCTGATTGAGCTGACGGCAGATGCCAAGGCTATCAAGTCCGGCGGGATCAGTCAGGTCATCATCCCGAATTCCAGCAATATCGCCGGTTCGAACTTCATCGTGAAGGCCGAAGGCGCGCATATCCAGAAGATCAACGGCTACTATTATGTGTTCCTGATCTGCTGGCCTTCGGGAAGCGGACGCACCCAATTGACCTACCGCTCTACCAGTTTAACCGGAGGTTATACGGGGCAGGTGTCGCTTAACGACTCGGGCATTGCCCAGGGCGGCATCGTGGACACGCCATCCGGCTCCTGGTATGCGATGCTCTTCAGGGACAGCGGGGCGGTCGGCCGGATGCCGTATCTGGTGCCGGTAACCTGGTCCGGCAACTGGCCGGTTTTTGGAAGCGGGGGCAAGGCGCCGCGGACCCTGAACCTGCCTGCCGAAGGGTATCCGGTGAAGAAGGTATACGCTTCAGACGAGTTCACGGCGCCTTCGAGTGGAAACGGATTAGCCAAAGTCTGGCAGTGGAACCACAACCCCGATAACTCGAAGTGGTCCCTGACCCAGCGCCAAGGCTTCATGCGGCTGACCACCGGCAAGGTAAGCACAAGCCTGCTGGATGCCCGGAACACGCTGACCCAGCGGACGTTCGGACCGAAGAGCACAGGCGTCACGGCCCTGGAGACAGGCGGGATGAAGGACGGGGATGTTGCCGGGCTGGCTGCTTTTCAGGCTAAATACGGCTTCGTCGGCGTGAAAATGTCCGGCAATTCCAAGTCTATTGTGATGGTCAATGCCAGCTCCGGGTCCATGACTCAAGTGGCCAATGTGCCGCTCAGCCAGAACAGAGTCTA
This genomic interval from Paenibacillus sp. FSL H8-0332 contains the following:
- a CDS encoding carbohydrate-binding protein produces the protein MFKKLSVLAITFVLLLGCLPMLSAQAAGNATAKQPGNSNPLMDHKLGADPFALTYNGRVYIYMSSDAYVYNSNGTVKDNDFSALNKINVISSADMVNWTDHGAIPVAGANNVNGSAGIAKWASLSWAPSAAVKKINGQDKFFLYFANGASGIGVLTANSPIGPWSDPLGKALVTGSTPGMSGVTWLFDPAVLVDDDGSGYLYAGGGIPNTSDPASIASPKTARVLRLGADMTSIVGSASTIDAPYMFEDSGIHKYGGKYYYSYCFNFSGTHPAAYPAGEIGYMVSNSPMGPFTYTGHFLKNPYTFFGVGGNNHHAVFNFNNQWYVVYHAQTVAKAVLGDGKGYRSPHINKLVHNSNGTIQEVQGDMAGIAQIANLNPYTRVEAETIGWNAGITTERTQAAGGPVSNMNVTNINNGDWVAVGNADFGSSGASSFKANVASATGGGKIEIRLDSATGPLVGTLNVPSTGGAQSWQEVQTTVSNATGVHRLYLVFTGSGSGNLFNFDYWQFSTGGDGGTTPPPVSKVEAEDMTLSGTYAGKITSPFSGVALYGNDDAAAFNQYYAYGTHNFSVRGASNNSSTARVDLLIGGVNVGSFNFSGTTPSVQTLTNVAHATGNQEVKLVVTTDNGSWDAYVDYIEWTQ
- a CDS encoding glycoside hydrolase 43 family protein encodes the protein MLGILFNPSTVAAATFTNPFIYADAPDNDVIRVGNVYYMTSTTMHMTPGVPIMKSYDLVNWEIVNYVYDTYANGDAQNLNNGQNEYGKGSWASSIRYNNGIYYVSFGSNSTGRTYIYQTTNIENGPWTSSVLGSYYHDASLLFDNGRVFLVYGVDNISLIELTADAKAIKSGGISQVIIPNSSNIAGSNFIVKAEGAHIQKINGYYYVFLICWPSGSGRTQLTYRSTSLTGGYTGQVSLNDSGIAQGGIVDTPSGSWYAMLFRDSGAVGRMPYLVPVTWSGNWPVFGSGGKAPRTLNLPAEGYPVKKVYASDEFTAPSSGNGLAKVWQWNHNPDNSKWSLTQRQGFMRLTTGKVSTSLLDARNTLTQRTFGPKSTGVTALETGGMKDGDVAGLAAFQAKYGFVGVKMSGNSKSIVMVNASSGSMTQVANVPLSQNRVYLKVVCDFTNQTDKAYFSYSLDGNNWTSIGNTLQMSYTLPHFMGYRFALFNYATKSAGGYADFDYLRLE